The window GCCCGCAACGGTCGCCTGCATGAACAGGAGCATCGCGAAAAACTCCTTCGTCCTGTGCTTCTCGCCCCAGGAGAATATCATGCCGAGAGTCGTGAGGAGCGATGTTAGGAAGACGAGCGGCCCCGAGAGCTGGTCCACGCCGAACTCGAAGGATATGCCCGCCTGCGGGATCCACTCCGCCTTCTCATAGGCGAGGAACTCTTGTCCGCCAGCAGATATGGACGTGAGCTCGACGCTCCCCGGCGCGACGATGCCGAGCAGGAGAACGGTGGAGAG of the Candidatus Thermoplasmatota archaeon genome contains:
- a CDS encoding NADH-quinone oxidoreductase subunit M (Catalyzes the transfer of electrons from NADH to quinone) is translated as LSTVLLLGIVAPGSVELTSISAGGQEFLAYEKAEWIPQAGISFEFGVDQLSGPLVFLTSLLTTLGMIFSWGEKHRTKEFFAMLLFMQATVAGVFVSLDLFLFFVFWEGGLLPMYFLIAVWGGPKKKYASMKFFLFTQAASLLVLLGILVFYWMSGTFSIVEIMDQGQVIPLGLYTDLL